A single region of the Chelonoidis abingdonii isolate Lonesome George chromosome 23, CheloAbing_2.0, whole genome shotgun sequence genome encodes:
- the LOC116815383 gene encoding actin-related protein T2-like, whose protein sequence is MFNPQTLDIPAVIFDNGSGLCKAGLSGEIGPKHIIPTVVGCPKTDTSLSGAAQKHCHVGEEAQHKQDVLSLKYPIEHGIVTSCDDMEKIWKHIYEHELGLKAFERPVLMTETSLNPMENRKKLTQLMFERFKVPAFYLSVQAILSLYASARITGLVIDSGFGVTQTVPVYEGYHLPHAVSRLDVAGREITELLAKLLVESGQRFESLAKKKSIIEDIKEKLCYVAPDPHKELVKRPEEVLKEYKLPDGTLVSIGSPLFQAPEILFAPGSTGDDAPGLLRMIAHSVSKCDINIHNTLYGNMVLSGGSSLFHGLDKRIFKGLEHQVPKGVPIKIIAPSDRWFSAWIGASVITSLTSFKQMWITAADYKDFGPNIVQRRCF, encoded by the coding sequence ATGTTTAATCCCCAAACTTTAGATATTCCAGCTGTGATTTTTGACAATGGATCAGGGCTATGTAAAGCTGGCCTGTCAGGAGAAATTGGTCCAAAGCACATCATTCCTACAGTTGTTGGCTGCCCCAAAACAGATACGTCATTGTCAGGAGCAGCTCAGAAGCACTGCCATGTGGGAGAAGAAGCCCAGCACAAACAGGATGTGTTGTCTTTGAAGTATCCCATTGAACATGGTATAGTTACATCTTGCGATGATATGGAGAAGATCTGGAAGCATATCTATGAGCATGAATTGGGACTGAAAGCCTTTGAGAGGCCTGTGCTAATGACTGAGACCTCTTTGAACCCAATGGAGAATCGAAAAAAACTGACTCAGCTGATGTTTGAACGGTTTAAGGTGCCTGCTTTCTACCTCTCTGTCCAAGCCATATTGTCCCTCTATGCCTCAGCACGCATCACAGGACTGGTCATAGACAGTGGATTTGGTGTTACCCAGACGGTACCAGTCTACGAAGGGTACCACTTACCCCATGCTGTCTCCAGGTTGGATGTTGCAGGCAGAGAGATCACAGAACTCCTTGCGAAGCTCCTGGTGGAAAGTGGGCAACGCTTTGAGAGCCTGGCGAAGAAGAAGAGTATCATAGAGGACATCAAGGAGAAGTTGTGCTACGTGGCTCCAGATCCACACAAAGAATTAGTCAAGAGGCCAGAGGAGGTCCTGAAAGAATATAAATTGCCTGATGGGACTCTAGTCAGTATTGGCAGCCCACTCTTTCAAGCACCAGAGATTCTCTTTGCTCCAGGTAGCACTGGTGATGATGCACCAGGCCTTCTTAGGATGATTGCTCACAGTGTTTCAAAGTGTGACATCAATATTCACAACACTCTCTATGGGAACATGGTGCTGTCGGGTGGTTCGTCCCTCTTTCATGGGCTGGATAAGAGGATTTTTAAGGGACTAGAACACCAGGTCCCCAAAGGGGTTCCTATAAAGATCATAGCACCCTCAGACAGGTGGTTTTCTGCATGGATTGGGGCTTCCGTAATTACTTCCTTGACCAGCTTCAAGCAGATGTGGATCACTGCAGCTGATTACAAGGATTTTGGACCAAATATTGTCCAAAGAAGATGTTTTTAA
- the LOC116815388 gene encoding actin-like isoform X1, with translation MFDPKTLDIPAVIFDNGSGLCKAGIAGDSAPRSVITAIVGRSKAKATMLGAGQKEFYVGEEAQSKRGVLSLNYPIDHGIVTSWDDMERIWRHVYECELRLKASDRPVLLTEAPLNPLQNREKMTEIMFEGFKVPAMYVAVQATLALYASARTTGIVMDSGDGVTHTVPIYEGYCLPHAVSRLDIAGRDITEYFMRLLLESGHSFVSTAEREIVKDIKEKLCYVALDPVKEMKAKPEEILKEYKLPDGNIIKIGNQLFRAPETLFMPANIGIEAPGVHKMIFNSVMKCDIDVRRDLYGNVLLSGGSTLFPGLDERILREMQRQVPIGMVVRIIAPPERKYCVWIGASILTCLSSFKEMWVTVSDYKEFGAAVVHRKCF, from the coding sequence ATGTTTGACCCTAAAACTTTAGATATCCCAGCTGTGATATTTGACAACGGATCTGGATTATGCAAGGCTGGTATTGCAGGGGACAGTGCACCAAGGTCAGTTATTACAGCAATTGTTGGACGTTCGAAAGCTAAAGCAACGATGCTAGGAGCAGGACAGAAGGAATTTTATGTTGGAGAAGAAGCCCAGTCCAAAAGGGGTGTCTTAAGTTTGAATTATCCAATCGACCACGGCATAGTTACATCCTGGGATGACATGGAGAGGATCTGGAGACATGTCTACGAGTGTGAGCTGAGACTCAAAGCTAGCGACAGACCAGTGCTACTGACGGAGGCCCCACTCAATCCCCTGCAGAACCGGGAAAAAATGACCGAGATCATGTTTGAAGGCTTTAAGGTGCCTGCCATGTATGTTGCAGTGCAGGCAACGCTGGCACTCTATGCCTCAGCACGCACCACGGGGATAGTAATGGACAGTGGAGACGGAGTTACCCACACCGTACCCATCTACGAAGGATACTGTTTACCCCATGCAGTTTCCAGGCTGGATATCGCAGGCAGGGATATCACTGAATACTTCATGAGACTCCTTTTGGAAAGTGGCCACTCCTTCGTGAGCACAGCTGAGAGGGAGATTGTTAAAGACATCAAGGAGAAGCTGTGTTACGTGGCTTTAGATCCCGTCAAAGAAATGAAAGCAAAGCCAGAAGAAATCCTCAAAGAATACAAACTGCCAGATGGAAATATCATTAAGATAGGCAATCAGCTCTTTCGAGCCCCGGAGACACTTTTTATGCCCGCTAACATTGGTATCGAAGCCCCTGGCGTGCACAAAATGATCTTCAACAGTGTGATGAAATGTGACATTGATGTTCGCAGGGATCTTTATGGCAACGTGCTTCTTTCCGGTGGGTCCACCCTATTTCCTGGACTGGATGAACGGATCCTGAGGGAGATGCAGCGGCAGGTGCCCATCGGGATGGTTGTACGAATCATAGCACCGCCGGAGAGGAAGTACTGTGTGTGGATCGGGGCCTCCATCCTCACTTGCTTGTCATCTTTTAAAGAAATGTGGGTCACTGTCAGTGATTACAAAGAGTTTGGTGCCGCTGTAGTACACAGAAAATGCTTTTAA
- the LOC116815388 gene encoding actin-1-like isoform X2, with product MLGIVTSWDDMERIWRHVYECELRLKASDRPVLLTEAPLNPLQNREKMTEIMFEGFKVPAMYVAVQATLALYASARTTGIVMDSGDGVTHTVPIYEGYCLPHAVSRLDIAGRDITEYFMRLLLESGHSFVSTAEREIVKDIKEKLCYVALDPVKEMKAKPEEILKEYKLPDGNIIKIGNQLFRAPETLFMPANIGIEAPGVHKMIFNSVMKCDIDVRRDLYGNVLLSGGSTLFPGLDERILREMQRQVPIGMVVRIIAPPERKYCVWIGASILTCLSSFKEMWVTVSDYKEFGAAVVHRKCF from the exons ATGCT CGGCATAGTTACATCCTGGGATGACATGGAGAGGATCTGGAGACATGTCTACGAGTGTGAGCTGAGACTCAAAGCTAGCGACAGACCAGTGCTACTGACGGAGGCCCCACTCAATCCCCTGCAGAACCGGGAAAAAATGACCGAGATCATGTTTGAAGGCTTTAAGGTGCCTGCCATGTATGTTGCAGTGCAGGCAACGCTGGCACTCTATGCCTCAGCACGCACCACGGGGATAGTAATGGACAGTGGAGACGGAGTTACCCACACCGTACCCATCTACGAAGGATACTGTTTACCCCATGCAGTTTCCAGGCTGGATATCGCAGGCAGGGATATCACTGAATACTTCATGAGACTCCTTTTGGAAAGTGGCCACTCCTTCGTGAGCACAGCTGAGAGGGAGATTGTTAAAGACATCAAGGAGAAGCTGTGTTACGTGGCTTTAGATCCCGTCAAAGAAATGAAAGCAAAGCCAGAAGAAATCCTCAAAGAATACAAACTGCCAGATGGAAATATCATTAAGATAGGCAATCAGCTCTTTCGAGCCCCGGAGACACTTTTTATGCCCGCTAACATTGGTATCGAAGCCCCTGGCGTGCACAAAATGATCTTCAACAGTGTGATGAAATGTGACATTGATGTTCGCAGGGATCTTTATGGCAACGTGCTTCTTTCCGGTGGGTCCACCCTATTTCCTGGACTGGATGAACGGATCCTGAGGGAGATGCAGCGGCAGGTGCCCATCGGGATGGTTGTACGAATCATAGCACCGCCGGAGAGGAAGTACTGTGTGTGGATCGGGGCCTCCATCCTCACTTGCTTGTCATCTTTTAAAGAAATGTGGGTCACTGTCAGTGATTACAAAGAGTTTGGTGCCGCTGTAGTACACAGAAAATGCTTTTAA
- the LOC116815390 gene encoding actin-1-like isoform X1 — translation MSESKILDVPAVIFDNGSGLCKAGLSGEQAPRSVIATVVGYPKSKAIMFGAGHREYYVGEEAQSKRGILSFKYPMEHGIVTSWEDMEKIWWHLFKHELKMKPSERPVLLTEAPLNTVSNREKMAEIMFEGFQVPSIFVALQALMALYASARTTGLVLDSGDGVTLTVPVYKGHCLLHGVSRLDFAGRDITKYLAQLLLETGCSFVSTAEKEIVKDIKEKLCFVAVEPSQKIQEKPNRLGREYILPDGNAIKITDQLFRAPETLFVPANAGIEAPGIDKMILQSIMKCDGNIHSDIMRNVVLSGGSTLFRGLNERLLKELQTQSPSAIPVKILAPRDRMYSVWIGASVLTSLTSFRDMWVTSEDYKKTGPSVLQRKCF, via the coding sequence ATGTCTGAATCCAAGATCTTAGATGTCCCCGCTGTGATTTTTGACAATGGATCTGGGCTGTGCAAAGCCGGCCTGTCGGGAGAGCAGGCACCAAGGTCAGTCATTGCTACAGTTGTCGGCTACCCCAAATCCAAAGCAATCATGTTTGGAGCTGGTCATAGGGAATATTATGTTGGAGAAGAAGCCCAGTCCAAGAGGGGCATCCTATCTTTTAAGTATCCAATGGAACATGGCATAGTTACATCGTGGGAGGACATGGAGAAGATCTGGTGGCATTTGTTTAAGCATGAactgaagatgaagcccagcGAGAGGCCAGTGTTACTGACCGAGGCTCCGCTGAACACAGTGTCGAACCGAGAAAAAATGGCCGAGATCATGTTTGAAGGTTTCCAGGTGCCTTCCATATTCGTGGCTCTGCAAGCTCTGATGGCCCTTTATGCTTCAGCCCGCACAACAGGATTAGTGCTGGACAGTGGAGATGGAGTGACCCTGACAGTCCCTGTCTACAAAGGCCACTGCTTGCTCCATGGTGTTTCCAGGCTGGATTTTGCAGGCAGAGATATTACTAAATACCTTGCTCAGCTGCTCTTGGAGACTGGATGTTCCTTCGTGAGCACGGCAGAGAAGGAAATTGTGAAGGACATCAAAGAGAAGCTATGCTTTGTGGCGGTAGAGCCCAGccaaaaaattcaggaaaagcCCAACAGGCTTGGACGGGAGTATATTCTCCCAGATGGCAATGCCATCAAGATTACCGACCAGCTGTTCAGAGCTCCTGAAACCCTTTTTGTGCCAGCTAATGCTGGCATAGAGGCACCAGGGATTGACAAAATGATCCTTCAAAGTATTATGAAATGCGATGGAAATATCCACTCTGATATCATGAGGAATGTGGTATTGTCAGGTGGGTCGACCCTTTTCCGAGGTCTCAACGAGAGACTTCTAAAGGAGCTGCAAACTCAGAGCCCCAGCGCAATCCCTGTAAAGATCCTAGCACCCCGAGATAGGATGTACTCTGTGTGGATTGGGGCTTCCGTCCTCACCAGCTTAACATCATTTAGGGACATGTGGGTCACGAGTGAAGACTACAAGAAAACTGGACCATCTGTGCTTCAGAGAAAATGCTTCTGA
- the LOC116815390 gene encoding actin-1-like isoform X2 gives MFGAVTSWEDMEKIWWHLFKHELKMKPSERPVLLTEAPLNTVSNREKMAEIMFEGFQVPSIFVALQALMALYASARTTGLVLDSGDGVTLTVPVYKGHCLLHGVSRLDFAGRDITKYLAQLLLETGCSFVSTAEKEIVKDIKEKLCFVAVEPSQKIQEKPNRLGREYILPDGNAIKITDQLFRAPETLFVPANAGIEAPGIDKMILQSIMKCDGNIHSDIMRNVVLSGGSTLFRGLNERLLKELQTQSPSAIPVKILAPRDRMYSVWIGASVLTSLTSFRDMWVTSEDYKKTGPSVLQRKCF, from the exons ATGTTTGGAGCTG TTACATCGTGGGAGGACATGGAGAAGATCTGGTGGCATTTGTTTAAGCATGAactgaagatgaagcccagcGAGAGGCCAGTGTTACTGACCGAGGCTCCGCTGAACACAGTGTCGAACCGAGAAAAAATGGCCGAGATCATGTTTGAAGGTTTCCAGGTGCCTTCCATATTCGTGGCTCTGCAAGCTCTGATGGCCCTTTATGCTTCAGCCCGCACAACAGGATTAGTGCTGGACAGTGGAGATGGAGTGACCCTGACAGTCCCTGTCTACAAAGGCCACTGCTTGCTCCATGGTGTTTCCAGGCTGGATTTTGCAGGCAGAGATATTACTAAATACCTTGCTCAGCTGCTCTTGGAGACTGGATGTTCCTTCGTGAGCACGGCAGAGAAGGAAATTGTGAAGGACATCAAAGAGAAGCTATGCTTTGTGGCGGTAGAGCCCAGccaaaaaattcaggaaaagcCCAACAGGCTTGGACGGGAGTATATTCTCCCAGATGGCAATGCCATCAAGATTACCGACCAGCTGTTCAGAGCTCCTGAAACCCTTTTTGTGCCAGCTAATGCTGGCATAGAGGCACCAGGGATTGACAAAATGATCCTTCAAAGTATTATGAAATGCGATGGAAATATCCACTCTGATATCATGAGGAATGTGGTATTGTCAGGTGGGTCGACCCTTTTCCGAGGTCTCAACGAGAGACTTCTAAAGGAGCTGCAAACTCAGAGCCCCAGCGCAATCCCTGTAAAGATCCTAGCACCCCGAGATAGGATGTACTCTGTGTGGATTGGGGCTTCCGTCCTCACCAGCTTAACATCATTTAGGGACATGTGGGTCACGAGTGAAGACTACAAGAAAACTGGACCATCTGTGCTTCAGAGAAAATGCTTCTGA